The genomic DNA AAGAATCATTACGTCAGGCGGAGCATATTGCTAACGAAGTAACACGGGCACTTACGGGCTATGGTATATGGGGAGTAGAATTCTTCTTGACAAAGAAAGGAGAAGTAATCTTTTCAGAACTGTCACCTCGTCCACATGATACAGGTATGGTAACATTGGCACACACTACAAACTTCAATGAGTTCGAGCTTCATTTCCGTGCTGTAATGGGACTTCCTATTCCAGCAATCCATCTTGAACACGTGGGTTGTTCTGCAGTAATTCTATCTCCAATAGAGACTGATAAGCCATTATTATACAATCTTTTAGATGCTTGTAAAGAAGATCGGACACGTTTACGAATCTTTGGAAAGCCTATTGCTCATGTTGGTCGTCGTATGGGTGTTGCCCTATGTTATGGAAAAGTTGGAACCGATATGAACGCTCTTCGAGATAAGACAAAACGTGTTGCAGCAACAGTTTTGGGTACAGACCCATACATGAATAAATAACTATTAAAAGTCAATAGACGATTAGAATGAAAGAGACAGAGACTTCGTTAGGAAAGATAATCTCACTGCAGAAGATGGTTGATCCACGTGGCAACCTCTCAATAGCAGAGGGCATGAAAGACATTCCTTTCAATGTTTCTCGAGTTTATTGGACATACGACGTGCCATCAGGTGCCAGCCGTGGTGGTCATGCGCATAAACATTGTAGAGAATTCATTGTTGCGGTGAGTGGTTCCTTTACCATTACACTCGACAATGGAGTCGACAAGCAATCGTTCCTCTTGAATCATCCGTATCAAGGTCTCTTGGTTGAAACTGATATATGGCGCACCCTTGATGATTTCTCATCGGGTGCTGTATGCCTTGTATTAGCAGAAGACCCATTTGATGAGAACGATTATATTCGTGATTACAAAGAGTTT from Prevotella melaninogenica includes the following:
- a CDS encoding sugar 3,4-ketoisomerase; translation: MKETETSLGKIISLQKMVDPRGNLSIAEGMKDIPFNVSRVYWTYDVPSGASRGGHAHKHCREFIVAVSGSFTITLDNGVDKQSFLLNHPYQGLLVETDIWRTLDDFSSGAVCLVLAEDPFDENDYIRDYKEFLNYRGIRKE